Below is a genomic region from Longimicrobium sp..
AGCTTCCGCGCCGTCGACCCGCGCCAGGGCGAGCTGCGCCGCCCGGTGATGGTGGTCCCCGCCGTCTCGGTGATGCTGGAGCCGGAGACCAGCATCCTTCCCACCGGCGGCGCCCCGCGCGCGTTGCGCTACCGCGTGCGCCTGCAGGGCGAGGCGCCGCAGCCGGTGAGCGGCACGCTGCGCATCACCGTGCCGCAGGGGTGGCGCGCGGACCTCGACGGCCGGCGCGTGACCCTGGCCGCCGGCGAGCCGCACGCGCTGGAGCTGACGGTGACGCCGCCGGCGGGGGTGCGGCCCTCGGCCATCTCCCTCTCCGCGGCGTTCGAGGCGGAGGGCGGGCGGCGATACACGCGCGGGCTGCAGGTGATCGACTATCCCCACGTGCGCGCGCGGCCGCTCTACCACGACGCGGCGTCCACCGTGCGCGCGTTCGACGTGCGCGTGCCCGCGGGGCTGAAGGTGGCGTACGTCGAGGGCGCGGGCGAGGAGGGGCCGGGGATCCTGGCGCAGTTCGGCATAATCCCCAGCGTGCTGACGGCGGACTCGCTGGCGGGCGCCGACCTGTCGAAGTACGACGTGATCGTCACCGGCATCCGCGCGTACGAGGTGCGGCCGGACCTGGGCGCCAACAACGCGCGGCTGCTGGAGTACGTGCGGCGCGGCGGCACGCTGATCGTGCAGTACAACAAATACGAGCTGGTGCGGGGGCACTTCACGCCGTATCCCATCACCATGGCCGACCCGCACGACCGCGTGACCGACGAGGCGGCGCCGGTGAAGGTGCTGGAGCCTTCGAGCCCCGTCTTCACCACGCCCAACCGCATCGGCGACGACGACTGGCGGGGATGGGTGCAGGAGCGCGGCCTCTACTTCGCGCACACCTGGGACCCCGCGTACACGCCGCTGCTGGAGATGACCGACCCCGGCGAGGCGCCGATGCGCGGAAGCCTGCTGATCGCGAAGTACGGGCAGGGCACCTACGTCTACACGGGCCTGGCCTTCTTCCGCCAGCTCCCCGAGGGCGTCCCGGGTGCCTGGCGCCTGTTCGCGAACCTGCTGGCGCTGGGCGCGAAGTAAGTCGCCGGGCGGGCGATCGAATGAGGCAGGATGCCGACGCGGGAGTCCGCGAAGGCGGACTTCCTGAAGTTCCAGCGGTGGGTTTCAACCCACCGGCTCCGGCGGGCGGCTCGGAGCGGGGGACCCGGATTTCACCGGCTGCGGGTTGCAACGAATCGAGGTCGTGAGCAAGCCATGTCCATCGAGACCGAGCAGGACCTGGAGGGGATGAAGCGCGTGGGGCGCATCGTGCGCATCTGCATCGAGCGGATGAAGCGCGCGGTGCGGCCGGGGGTGACCACCGCCGAGCTCGACCGCATCGGGGGGCAGGCGCTGCGCGAGCACGGCGCCCGCTCCGCGCCCAAGCTGGTCTACGGCTTCCCCGCGGACATGCTGATCAGCGTGAACGACCAGGCGGTGCACGGCATCCCCGGCGCGCGCAGGCTGCGCGACGGCGACCTGGTGAAGCTGGACGTGACGGTGGAGAAGGACGGCTACATGGCCGACGCCGCCGTCACCGTCCCCGTGGGCCGCGTCCCCGAGGAGCGCCGCGCGCTGGTCGCCGCCGCCCGCGCCGCGTTCGAGAAGGCGATGGAGGTGGCGACGGTGGGGAACCCGGTCAACGCCATCGGCCGCGCGGTGGAGGGCGAGGTGAAGCGCCGCGGCTTCAACGTGGCGCGCGACCTGGCGGGGCACGGGATCGGGCGGACGATCCACGAGGCGCCGAGCGTGCCCAACCACTACGACGCGCGCCTGCGCCAGCCGCTCACCGAGGGGCTGGTGATCGCCGTGGAGCCGATCGTCACCGAGCGCTCGGGGCGCACGGTGGAGGACGCGGACGGGTGGACGGTGCGCACGGCGGACGGCGGCTTCACCGCGCACTACGAGCACACCATCGTCATCACCCGCGGCCGCCCGCTCCTGCTGACCGCCGCCTGACGATGGTCCTCCTCGCCGATCTCCTGTTCGTGGCCGCGGTGGGCACGGCCATCGTGGTGGCCAACCGGGGGTGGAAGCGAGACATCGGCCGGAAGAAGGCGTATCGCTCACCGGAGGAGCAGATCCAGGCCGAGTTCCCCAGGTGGCGGCGCGAGGAAGTGCGAAGGCTGCTGGAGTTCGCCACCACGTACACGCCTCCGAAACAGCGTGACGAAGTGATGTTCCGGATGCTGAGCGAGGCGCGCGGCAGCCTCGGCCGGCTGCGGAAGCAGGCCGTCAGCGAGCTGGCGGTGCTCCCCGACGGCACCCGGCCGCCGCCGAAGCATCGATGACGCCGCGCGACCTCCTCCTCCTGCTGGTGGCGCTCACGGCGGCGATCTGGCTGGCGCGCTGGATCTCCGAGCGGCGCGGGCGCCCGAAGCGGGTCCGCCACGACGACCCGCTGCAGCAGATCGACGCCGACTTCCCGCCGCGCCACCGCGACGAGGCGAAGCAGCTGGTGGAGTCGATCGCCGGGCTGGCCAAGCCGGAGGACCGCTACATCATCCGCCGCCGCATCGTCGACGCCGCCCGCGGCGACATCGGCAAGCTGCGCCGCGGCGCGCCGAAAGCCCGCGAGGCGCTGGAGCGCATGTACCGCTTCTTCGGCGACGAGCTGAGCAAGCCGGGTTCGCCGGGCGAATGAATTCGCGGCAACGACTGCGCAAAGTCCCTGCGGGACTGCGGCTGAAGCATCGGTTCGTCGCGCCGGTATTTGTGCGGCGATGAGTTCTCCCCCGCCCCTGCGAAGCGGGGGAGGGGGCCGGGGGGAGGGGGCCTTCCGCGGCCGCGCGAGATCAGGCATCCCGCGCCGCGCCTGCCCTGGGATCTCTCCTCCGCAGGTGATCAGGGGTGAGTCGCGGGGCTGGGGATCACATCGAGATTCGACCTGGACGGATGCGAATCATCTACCGTGGTTTGACGCCGCTCGCGGCCGCCACCGTGCTCGCCGCGTGCGGGGGCGGCGACGATCGCGAGGTGCTGACCATCTACTCGCCGCACGGGCGGGAGATGCTGCAGGCGTTCGAAAAGAAGTACGAGGCGCTGCACCCCGAGGTGGACGTGCAGTTCCTCGACATGGGCTCGCAGGAGATCCTCGAGCGGCTCCGCGCCGAGCGCGCGAACCCGCAGGCCGACGTCTGGTGGGGCGCGCCCGCGGTGACGTTCGAGGAGGGCGTGCGCGACTCCGTCCTCGAGCGCTCCACGCCGTCGTGGGCCGGCGCGCTGCCGGCCGACGCGAAGTCGCGCGATGGCTTCTGGTACGGCACGTATCTCACGCCCGAGGTCATCGCCTACAACAGCGCCGCCGTCTCGCGCGCCGACGCGCCGAAGGACTGGGACGACGTGCTGGACCTGCGCTGGAAGGGGAAGGTGCTCATCCGCAACCCCGGCGAGAGCGGCACCATGCGCGCGATCTTCGGGATGATCATCCAGCGCGGCATCCGCGCCGGGCGCGACACCGCGGCCGGGTTCGAGTGGCTGCGGCGGCTGGACGCGCAGACCAAGGAGTACACGCTCAATCCCACGCTGCTGTACCAAAAGCTGGCGCGGCAGGAGGGATTGATCACGCTCTGGGACCTGCCGGACATCGAGGCGCTGAAGGCCAAGGGCGCCGCGTGGCCGATCGACTACGTGATCCCCACCAGCGGCACGCCGGTGCTGGTGGACGGCGTGGGCGTGGTGCGGGGGACGCGGAACCAGCAGCGCGCGCGGGAGTTCGTGGAGTGGGTCGGCGGCGCGGGCGTGGTCCCCGCCGCGCGCGAGTTCTTCCGCCTTCCCGCGCGCACCGACGTCCCCGACGACTCACTGCCGCCCGGCCTGCGCCAGGTGAAGGCCCAGCTCAAGCCCGAGCCGATGGACTGGGCCCTCCTCCAGCAGAAGACCCCCGAGTGGATGCGCTACTGGGACGAGCACGTGCGCGGCAAGGGCGGGCGGTGAGGCGGCCTATCTATGGACGGAGCAACAGCGATGACTCAGAAGAAGAAGCTTCAAGTGTTCGTATCGTCTACATATCAGGACTTACGAGCTGAGAGGCAAGCTGCGGTTGAGGCTATCCTGACTGCTGGGCACATCCCCGCGGGAATGGAGTTGTTCGCGGCTGGTGATCAATCTCAGATGAAGGTGATTGAGAACTGGATAGATGAATCCGATGTGTTTTTGCTCGTGTTAGGAGGGCGATATGGGAGCATCGAACCAAATAGTGGCAAGAGCTATATTCATCTGGAATACGAATACGCGGTCGCTAGAGGAAAGCCTGTGTTTGCCGTGGTTATTGAAGAGCAGCACCGGAAAGAGCGGATCAAGATCTTGGGTGAAATAGCTATAGAAACAGAGAACGCATCCAAACTCCGAGATTTTCGGGATCAAGTTCTCGGTACACGACTCGTGAGATTCTGGAGTGATCCACGTGATATCAAACTCGCGATTCACGAAACTATGGCTGAACTCATCCGTCGCGATGATCTCGTTGGTTGGGTCCCTAGAGCACAGAACGTCGACACCGGTGCTCTTGCAGAACAATTGGCTCGTTTGGCGAAAGAAAATTCTGACCTTCGCAAAATAGCGGAAAGTAGTGTTTCAGTCCAATTATACAATGGCTTACGCTACGAAGAACTTCTCGATCTGCTTCGGCGTGAAAACTTTGAGTGTGTCCCTACAGACGACCCATATGACACGGAATTCGTTGACATGTTACGCGGAATATCGAAGTGGTCTTCTCAAGATCAACCGACGATTCGAGACGTGGTGTGGGTACTACGAACGCAGGTTATTCCGACGATTCAAGTTGATTGGAGCATGAAGAACCTGCGGCGGGCACTTCGTCGCCTCGAATACTACGGGATAGTCACCGACATAGATAAGCGCGGGTATGAGTCTCAGCAGGATTCGTTCAAAATTACCCGGGATGGCCAGAGATTTATTCTGCGCTTGATCGTAGAAGGTCATCGACACGATTCTGCTCGTCAGGAGCCGGATGCCTGAACGTTCGGTGCTTCTCCGCCTCGAATCGCTGACGCGCCGCTTCGGCGAGACCGTCGCGGTGGACGACGTGTCGCTGGAGGTGCGGCAGGGCGAGTTCCTGACGCTGCTGGGCCCCAGCGGCTGCGGGAAGACCACCACGCTGCGCATGATCGCCGGCTTCGAGCACCCCACCAGCGGCCGCGTGACGATCGCCGGGCGCGACGTGACGGCGCTCAAGCCGCAGAAGCGCGACGTGGGGATGGTCTTCCAGAACTACGCGCTCTTCCCGCACCTGGACGTGTGGGACAACGTCGAGTTCGGCCTCCGCTCGCGCGGCGTCTCCCGCGCGGACGCGAGGCCGAAGGTCGAGCGGGCGCTGGCGCTGGTGGAGATGGAGGGCTACGGGAAGCGGAAGGTGCAGGCGCTTTCCGGCGGCCAGCAGCAGCGCATCGCCCTGGCGCGCGCGCTGGCGCCCGAGCCGCCGCTGCTCCTGCTCGACGAACCGCTGTCGAACCTCGACGCCGCGCTCCGCGAGCGCACCCGCGACGAGCTGCGCGCGCTGCTCAAGCGGCTGGGAATGACCGCCGTCTTCGTCACCCACGACCAGGAAGAGGCGTTCGCGCTCTCCGACCGCATCGCGGTGATGAGCCGCGGCGTGCTGCAGCAGCTCGGCACCCCCGAGGCGCTCTACGCGTCGCCGGCCAACACGTTCGTCGCCGCGTTCCTTGGCCGAGCCAACTTTCTTCCCGCCACCGTCGACGGTCCGCACGGCGACGCCATCGACTGCCGTCTCGACGCCGGCCCGCTCTGGCCCGCGCGCCCGGCGGACGGGGTCGACGCGAAGCCGGGCGCGGCGGTGCGGGTGATGGTGCGCCCCGAATCGCTGTGCATCGTCCGCGATCCGTCTGTCGACGGGCTGACGGGGCGCGTGCTGGACCGCCGCTTCGCCGGCTCGCTCTCCTTCTACCGCGTCGCCGTGGACGGCGGGCCGGAGATCCTGGTGCAGGCCGGCGCGAATGCCGCCGCTCCCGGCGAGGAGGTGCGCGTCACCCCCACGCCCGGCGCGGCGATCCTGGCTTTCGCGCCGGCCGGCGCGTGAGCGCGAGCATGGCCGCCGGGACTTCGCTCACGCTCCGCGAGCGCGTCCTCTACCACCAGGTGCACCCGCTCAAGCTGCTGGTGGACTGGGGAACGGCGGCGGCGGCGCTGGTCCTGCTCTGGCGCGGCCGGCTCGTCCCGGCGTTGGTGGTGATGCTGGTTCCGCCCGCGCTCGCCTCCGTGCTGCTCGTCCGCTTCGGCCGCTTCGACGGCGTCCGGCGCTCCCGGCTCGGCGCGTACCTGCGGCGCTGGATGACCCCGCACGCGCAGGTCGTGCGGCTGGTGGGGATGGCGATCGCCGCGGTGGGCGCCTGGGTGCACGCACCCATGCTGGTGGCGGGCGGAGCCGCGCTGATCGTGCTCGTCTGGACGCGCGGCCTCCTCCTCCGCGCCGGCAGGCGGTGAGCGCCGCATCCATCCGCCCGTTCCAGCCGCGCGACGCGGATGCGGCCGCCGCGCTGATCGCCGCCGAGTGGCCGCACCGCGCGGACGAGGCGGAGCAGCTCCGGCGCGGCGAGCTCCATCCCGACGCGCGGCGCTGGGCCGCCGCCGACCCGTCCGGCGGCGGCCTCGTCGCCTATGCGGCGCTCTGGCGCGTGCGCGACCGGCGTTTCCGCATCGACCTGGACGTCGCGCCGGCGTGGCGGCGGCGGGGGATCGGCGGGGCGATGCTGGAGACGGCGGTCGCCGCCGCGGCGGAAGACGGCGCGGCGACGGTGCAGGCGCGCGCCTACGCCGGGGCGGCGGACGCGCTCCGCTTCCTCGCGCGCCGCGGCTTCGCGGAGACGATGCGGATGTTCGGCCTCGCGCTCGACGTTCGCGCGATCGATCCGCTGCGGCTGGCGGCGTACGAGCAGGCGGCCGCCGCGCAGGGATTCGCGCTCACCACGCTGGCGGCCGAGGAGCGGCGCAATCCCCACTCCCTGCGTGACTTGTGGGAGGTCTACGCCGCCGCGCAGGAGGGGTGGCGCGATCCCGATCCGCCGCCCGTCCCCGATCCGCCGATGACGTTCGAGGCGTTCCTGCGGCGCATGGACGAGTTCCCCACGGACCCGGACGCCTTCTTCATCGCCATCCACGGAGAACGATACGCCGGGCTGACGGGCTCGATCGGCACCGCCGTCCACCCCGCCTACCGCGGGCGCGGCGTGGCGAACGCGCTGAAGGCGCGAGCCGCGCTGCACGCCCGCACCACGGGACGGGGGACGATGGAGACGTGCACCGGCAACCCGGCGATGCTGCGCGCCAACGAGAACGTCGGCTTCCGCCGCACCTGGACCGAGGTGCGGCTGGTGCGCCGGGTCTCCGCGCCCTGAGTCGTGGATGGCGCTGCGCTCAATCGAGGCAGATGGGCTTCGCGCCGGTCCAGCCGCAGACGTCGCAGCTGTCTTCGCAGGTGTACGCGCAGGTGTCGTATTCCTCGCCGCAGGTGGCGCAGGTGACCACGACGTAGGTGGGGCCGGTGCAGTGGTCGTTGCCCGTGTTGTAGAACTCGCCCGCGGGCGCGTCCTCGTCCGGGCGCACCGTGAACGACTCCACCTGCAGGTCGTCGGGCTGAAGCCGGATTCCTGGCATCGGTATGTCCTCGCGCGAATGGTGAAGGGTGATCGAAGGGGCCGCGCTCACCCGCAGGGGTCGAACGCGCTCTCGCCGCAGCCGCAGCTGCCGCAGACGTTGGGGGTGAGCCAGCAGGTGCCGCCGCACGACAGGATGTTGCAGCTGAACACGTTGGGGTCGGCGGTCTCGGGCGGCGGGCCGCACGGGTCGAACGAGCCGTGCGCGCGCACGGTGCCGGCGATCTCCGTCGCTTCGGCGCGGGTGTCGAACGTCTCCACCTCGAGCGCTTCGAGCTCCAGCCGCAGCTTGCGCATGATCTCCTCCGGCTCCTGGGTGATGCGACGGCGCCGCCGCCCGGGAGCGGACGACGGCGCCGGGGCGAATCAGTTGATGCAGGTCGGATCGTTGCCCGTGAGGAAGCACGCGTTGATGCACGAGTTTCCGCACGTGTACCAGTGGTAGTCCGTCTCCATGCAGTACTGGCTGGCCGGCTCGGAGCACGCCTGCCACGGGTCGAAGGTGACGTACGACTGCGCGCGCACGGTACCCTTAGGCGCGTTGTCCTGCTTCTGCGCGGCGAACGAGTCTACGCGCAGGGTGTCGGGGTCCAGCTTCAGCTTGCGCATCCGGCCTCCCTGGTGGAATGAGAAGCGGACAGGGTGCCCGCGGGAAGGCGGGCACCCGCCGCATGCTTCAGGCGGTGGTGTCGAAGGTGCACCGGTGCGGGCAGCTCAGGATCTGGGTGCAGTCGCAGTTGGTCTCGCACGTCGCGGCGCACGTGTTCCCGCAGTACGTGGGCGGCGTCGCATGCGCGTGCACCGTCCCCTCGCAGGCCGCATGGACCTCGACCGCGAACGACTCCACGCGCAGGGCGTCCGCCTCCAGCTTCAGCTTGCGCATCTTCGCTCCTGAGAAAGGCGAGGTTTCAGCACGGGTAGGGGCCGGTGCAATTGGCCACGCAGGCCGAGTTGCAGTTGCTGTTCTGGCACGAGAGGCCGAATGTCACCCGCTTCATATCGTGGCCGTGCACCGTGCCC
It encodes:
- a CDS encoding extracellular solute-binding protein — encoded protein: MRIIYRGLTPLAAATVLAACGGGDDREVLTIYSPHGREMLQAFEKKYEALHPEVDVQFLDMGSQEILERLRAERANPQADVWWGAPAVTFEEGVRDSVLERSTPSWAGALPADAKSRDGFWYGTYLTPEVIAYNSAAVSRADAPKDWDDVLDLRWKGKVLIRNPGESGTMRAIFGMIIQRGIRAGRDTAAGFEWLRRLDAQTKEYTLNPTLLYQKLARQEGLITLWDLPDIEALKAKGAAWPIDYVIPTSGTPVLVDGVGVVRGTRNQQRAREFVEWVGGAGVVPAAREFFRLPARTDVPDDSLPPGLRQVKAQLKPEPMDWALLQQKTPEWMRYWDEHVRGKGGR
- the map gene encoding type I methionyl aminopeptidase; its protein translation is MSIETEQDLEGMKRVGRIVRICIERMKRAVRPGVTTAELDRIGGQALREHGARSAPKLVYGFPADMLISVNDQAVHGIPGARRLRDGDLVKLDVTVEKDGYMADAAVTVPVGRVPEERRALVAAARAAFEKAMEVATVGNPVNAIGRAVEGEVKRRGFNVARDLAGHGIGRTIHEAPSVPNHYDARLRQPLTEGLVIAVEPIVTERSGRTVEDADGWTVRTADGGFTAHYEHTIVITRGRPLLLTAA
- a CDS encoding ABC transporter ATP-binding protein; protein product: MPERSVLLRLESLTRRFGETVAVDDVSLEVRQGEFLTLLGPSGCGKTTTLRMIAGFEHPTSGRVTIAGRDVTALKPQKRDVGMVFQNYALFPHLDVWDNVEFGLRSRGVSRADARPKVERALALVEMEGYGKRKVQALSGGQQQRIALARALAPEPPLLLLDEPLSNLDAALRERTRDELRALLKRLGMTAVFVTHDQEEAFALSDRIAVMSRGVLQQLGTPEALYASPANTFVAAFLGRANFLPATVDGPHGDAIDCRLDAGPLWPARPADGVDAKPGAAVRVMVRPESLCIVRDPSVDGLTGRVLDRRFAGSLSFYRVAVDGGPEILVQAGANAAAPGEEVRVTPTPGAAILAFAPAGA
- a CDS encoding DUF4062 domain-containing protein: MTQKKKLQVFVSSTYQDLRAERQAAVEAILTAGHIPAGMELFAAGDQSQMKVIENWIDESDVFLLVLGGRYGSIEPNSGKSYIHLEYEYAVARGKPVFAVVIEEQHRKERIKILGEIAIETENASKLRDFRDQVLGTRLVRFWSDPRDIKLAIHETMAELIRRDDLVGWVPRAQNVDTGALAEQLARLAKENSDLRKIAESSVSVQLYNGLRYEELLDLLRRENFECVPTDDPYDTEFVDMLRGISKWSSQDQPTIRDVVWVLRTQVIPTIQVDWSMKNLRRALRRLEYYGIVTDIDKRGYESQQDSFKITRDGQRFILRLIVEGHRHDSARQEPDA
- a CDS encoding GNAT family N-acetyltransferase; its protein translation is MSAASIRPFQPRDADAAAALIAAEWPHRADEAEQLRRGELHPDARRWAAADPSGGGLVAYAALWRVRDRRFRIDLDVAPAWRRRGIGGAMLETAVAAAAEDGAATVQARAYAGAADALRFLARRGFAETMRMFGLALDVRAIDPLRLAAYEQAAAAQGFALTTLAAEERRNPHSLRDLWEVYAAAQEGWRDPDPPPVPDPPMTFEAFLRRMDEFPTDPDAFFIAIHGERYAGLTGSIGTAVHPAYRGRGVANALKARAALHARTTGRGTMETCTGNPAMLRANENVGFRRTWTEVRLVRRVSAP